From one Geoalkalibacter halelectricus genomic stretch:
- a CDS encoding methyl-accepting chemotaxis protein, translated as MRIEIANKFIIGFIIVVGTIVVLEFLVPLLGVPTEWQRLVSAAGALTIGLVLGWAFSRAFTANIGVITAAAQRISKGDLSRPVELNRNLLPDETHDFAQSLNLVSANLRELVGRIRSSALQVSDSAQGLSASSQQMSASAHQVAGTTEQISRGAETQAEMVEKATQVIREMAASIEEVAASAQKVAAAANDTSLTAQHGGEMSRSALGHMQQVLGEVASNGDQILGFSALVQKIGNITEVITGIAEKTNLLALNATIEAARAGEYGRGFAVVAEEVSKLADSTGASAKEISDLIATIREEGARVQDSMRESLKRIDAGQKAIGTTTGAFEEIISTALNSQDRAVNIAELVALQTEGARHMVRIIEEIAKVTEDNAASTEQVSAATQEQSASMEEMAHAAQDLSALSEELIALVSRFRLGDEARRES; from the coding sequence ATGCGCATCGAAATTGCCAACAAGTTCATCATCGGCTTTATCATCGTGGTCGGCACCATCGTGGTGCTCGAATTCCTGGTTCCCCTGCTGGGCGTGCCGACGGAATGGCAGCGGCTGGTTTCGGCGGCCGGCGCCCTGACCATCGGCCTGGTTCTGGGCTGGGCGTTCTCGCGGGCATTCACCGCCAACATCGGTGTGATCACAGCGGCCGCGCAGCGGATCAGCAAGGGGGATCTGAGCCGCCCGGTGGAGCTCAACCGCAACCTGCTCCCCGACGAAACCCATGACTTTGCCCAATCTCTTAACCTGGTGAGCGCGAACCTGCGCGAATTGGTCGGTCGCATCCGCTCCTCGGCCTTGCAGGTCTCCGATTCGGCCCAGGGGCTGTCGGCCTCCTCGCAGCAGATGAGCGCCAGCGCCCATCAGGTGGCGGGCACCACCGAACAGATCAGCCGCGGCGCCGAGACTCAGGCCGAGATGGTGGAAAAGGCCACCCAGGTGATCCGCGAGATGGCCGCGTCCATCGAGGAAGTCGCCGCCTCGGCGCAGAAGGTGGCGGCGGCGGCCAACGACACCTCCCTGACCGCCCAGCACGGCGGCGAGATGAGCCGCAGCGCCCTGGGCCACATGCAGCAGGTGCTCGGCGAGGTGGCGAGCAACGGTGACCAGATCCTGGGCTTCAGCGCCCTGGTGCAGAAGATCGGCAACATCACCGAGGTCATCACCGGCATCGCCGAAAAGACCAATCTGCTGGCTCTTAACGCCACCATCGAGGCGGCGCGCGCTGGCGAGTACGGGCGCGGGTTCGCCGTGGTCGCCGAGGAGGTCAGCAAATTGGCCGATTCCACCGGCGCCTCGGCCAAGGAAATCAGTGACCTGATCGCGACCATCCGCGAGGAGGGCGCGCGGGTTCAGGACTCCATGCGCGAGAGCCTGAAACGTATCGATGCGGGACAAAAGGCGATCGGCACGACGACGGGTGCGTTCGAGGAAATTATCAGCACGGCACTCAACAGTCAGGATCGCGCGGTGAACATTGCCGAACTGGTGGCGCTGCAGACCGAGGGCGCGCGCCACATGGTGCGGATCATCGAGGAAATCGCCAAGGTGACCGAGGATAACGCCGCCTCCACCGAGCAGGTCTCCGCCGCCACCCAGGAGCAATCGGCCTCCATGGAGGAGATGGCGCATGCCGCGCAGGATCTCTCGGCCCTTTCCGAGGAACTCATCGCCCTGGTCAGCCGCTTTCGCCTCGGCGACGAGGCGCGCCGCGAGAGCTGA
- a CDS encoding CheR family methyltransferase, translating into MSLFFEEAPGGGALSHFLGEDVDAAAFEEVRQILLHRRGFDLGMYKDGCIRRRIAARVRAHGFREPRPYLELLVRDDAEVDALMAALSIQVSQFFRNPSTFELLHDQVLPDLFRRLRREGRRELRVWSLGCAGGEEPYSLAILLDQLVPPRMTFSIRAGDISPSVLARAREGLYEPARLGALPQDWRDKYFSRERTRLRLNERIRALVQFEECNVLGGLAWGEADLILCRNVLIYFSRGEQERVLRDLAEGLAPGGVLVLGRAETLIGESRALFSILSPAERIFLRTATGHKDAGHLQGAW; encoded by the coding sequence ATGAGCCTATTTTTTGAGGAGGCCCCCGGCGGCGGGGCCCTGTCGCATTTTTTGGGCGAGGATGTGGACGCGGCGGCCTTTGAGGAGGTGCGCCAGATCCTTTTGCACCGGCGCGGTTTCGACCTGGGCATGTACAAGGACGGCTGCATCCGCCGGCGCATCGCCGCCCGGGTGCGCGCGCACGGCTTTCGGGAGCCGCGCCCCTACCTGGAGTTGCTGGTGCGCGACGACGCCGAGGTGGATGCCCTGATGGCGGCGCTGAGCATTCAGGTGTCGCAGTTCTTCCGCAATCCCAGCACCTTCGAGCTGCTGCACGACCAGGTTCTGCCGGATCTGTTTCGGCGCCTGCGCAGAGAGGGGCGGCGCGAGCTGCGGGTCTGGAGTCTGGGTTGCGCGGGCGGTGAGGAGCCCTATTCCCTGGCGATCCTGCTCGATCAGTTGGTGCCGCCGCGCATGACGTTCAGCATTCGCGCCGGCGACATTTCCCCGTCCGTGCTGGCGCGGGCGCGCGAGGGCCTCTATGAACCGGCGCGACTCGGCGCTCTGCCCCAGGACTGGCGCGATAAGTATTTCAGCCGCGAAAGGACGCGCCTGCGCTTGAATGAACGCATTCGCGCCCTGGTGCAATTCGAGGAGTGCAATGTTCTTGGCGGTTTGGCCTGGGGCGAGGCGGATCTGATTTTATGCCGCAACGTGCTGATCTATTTTTCCCGCGGTGAACAAGAGCGGGTTTTGCGGGATCTGGCCGAGGGTCTGGCGCCCGGGGGCGTTCTGGTGCTGGGCCGCGCCGAAACCCTCATCGGCGAGAGCCGCGCGCTGTTTTCCATCCTCAGTCCCGCCGAGCGGATCTTTTTGCGGACCGCCACGGGCCATAAGGACGCGGGCCATTTGCAAGGAGCCTGGTAA
- the thiL gene encoding thiamine-phosphate kinase, protein MKLGDIGEFGFIERIRKRAAAASHLLLGIGDDCAVSRVAPGELLLASTDLLIEDIHFRRGWSDMHTLGRKSVSVNVSDLAAMGGRALNLYLGLGIPADTSVEDLDAFANGVLDACAAYGAVLAGGDTCRSPGPLFISVTVEGSVPEAQLVTRAGARPGDLLWVSGTLGDSALALRELLAGRRPPALLAARHHDPCARLDLGRVLAVQGLATAMIDVSDGLLADLGHILDSSAVGALVERDVLPLSPAFRAALQAEPALLDLALCGGEDYELLFTSPPEKAAAVAALAIEGVPVTQIGCVLPQDHGVRLVDAQGRPCAPPRGGFDHFY, encoded by the coding sequence ATGAAGCTCGGCGACATCGGCGAGTTCGGCTTTATCGAGCGCATCCGCAAGCGTGCCGCGGCCGCGTCGCATCTGCTGCTGGGCATCGGCGACGACTGCGCCGTGAGTCGTGTCGCGCCCGGCGAGTTGCTGCTCGCCAGCACCGACCTGCTCATCGAGGACATCCATTTCCGCCGGGGCTGGAGTGACATGCACACCCTGGGGCGCAAGAGCGTGAGCGTCAACGTCAGTGACCTGGCCGCCATGGGCGGGCGGGCCCTGAACCTCTATTTGGGTTTGGGGATTCCCGCCGACACGAGCGTCGAGGATCTGGACGCCTTCGCCAACGGCGTTCTCGATGCCTGCGCGGCCTACGGCGCGGTGCTCGCCGGCGGCGATACCTGCCGCTCGCCTGGTCCCTTGTTCATCAGCGTCACCGTGGAAGGCAGCGTGCCCGAGGCGCAGTTGGTGACTCGCGCCGGAGCGCGCCCCGGCGATCTGCTCTGGGTGTCCGGCACGCTCGGCGACAGCGCCCTGGCTTTGCGCGAGCTGCTCGCCGGCCGCCGGCCCCCAGCACTGCTGGCGGCGCGCCATCATGACCCTTGCGCGCGTCTCGACCTGGGCCGCGTCCTGGCGGTCCAGGGACTGGCCACGGCCATGATCGATGTCTCCGACGGTCTGTTGGCGGATCTGGGTCATATTCTTGACAGTTCCGCCGTCGGCGCCCTGGTCGAGCGCGACGTCCTGCCCCTGAGTCCCGCATTTCGCGCCGCCCTGCAAGCCGAACCCGCCCTGCTGGATCTGGCCCTCTGTGGCGGCGAGGATTACGAGCTGCTGTTCACCTCCCCCCCCGAAAAGGCCGCCGCCGTCGCCGCTCTCGCCATCGAGGGCGTGCCGGTGACGCAAATCGGCTGCGTCCTGCCGCAAGACCACGGAGTGCGCCTCGTCGATGCCCAGGGCCGTCCCTGCGCCCCGCCGCGCGGCGGGTTTGATCATTTTTATTGA
- the lon gene encoding endopeptidase La, which translates to MNNTLPNQDLTIPESLPLLPVRDVVVFPYMILPLFVGREKSVAAVEAALAGDRLIMLAAQKEFGEEEPGVDDIYTVGTVAMIMRMLKMPDGRVKILVQGLAKAQLTGFVTADPYFRVGVERLHEPPIDPALEVEALMRTVRNQLGQAVSLGKAISPEVLVVVENMEDAGSLADVIASNIGLKVAEAQEVIEILDPLERLRRVKDLLARELELLAMQADIQTQAKEEMGKSQREYFLREQLRAIQSELGDADPRAQDVAELREKLEKAGLPKEAREEADKQLRRLETMHAESAEYSMQRTYLDWLVDLPWKKSTRDNLNLAKAHEVLEEDHYNLEKIKERILEFLAVRKLKKEMKGPILCFVGPPGVGKTSLGKSIARALGRKFVRISLGGMRDEAEIRGHRRTYVGALPGRIIQGLKQAGTNNPVFMLDEIDKLGMDFRGDPSSALLEVLDPEQNHAFSDHYINLAFDLSNVMFIATANIMDPVPSALKDRMEVIRLSGYTAEEKLHIAERYLIPRQREANGLKEGQIRFSANALLRLITEYTAEAGLRNLEREIGSICRKVARRFAEGRQKKAVTVTETAVARYLGPPRFLPEEERAEHEVGVATGLAWTEVGGDVLYVEVNTMKGKGGLTLTGHLGDVMKESAQAALSFARARAEELGIDPAFFETHDIHVHVPAGAIPKDGPSAGVTMATALISALTKRPVSKDVAMTGELTLRGKVLPIGGLKEKVLAAVRHHVGTVLMPWRNEKDLEDIPAHLRKKVKLISVRTMDDVLKAALVEKP; encoded by the coding sequence TTGAACAATACGCTGCCCAACCAGGATCTGACCATCCCCGAGAGCTTGCCGTTGCTGCCGGTGCGCGACGTGGTGGTGTTTCCCTATATGATTCTGCCCCTGTTCGTGGGGCGCGAAAAATCCGTTGCCGCCGTGGAGGCGGCCCTGGCCGGCGATCGCCTGATCATGCTCGCCGCGCAGAAGGAGTTCGGCGAGGAAGAGCCGGGGGTCGACGACATCTATACCGTCGGCACCGTGGCGATGATCATGCGCATGCTCAAGATGCCCGACGGACGGGTGAAAATTCTCGTGCAGGGCTTGGCCAAGGCGCAACTGACCGGCTTTGTCACCGCCGATCCCTATTTCCGCGTGGGCGTCGAGCGCCTGCATGAACCGCCCATCGATCCGGCCCTGGAGGTCGAGGCGCTGATGCGCACGGTGCGCAACCAGCTCGGTCAGGCGGTGAGCCTCGGCAAAGCCATCTCGCCCGAGGTGCTGGTGGTGGTGGAGAACATGGAGGACGCCGGCAGCCTGGCCGACGTCATCGCCAGCAACATCGGCCTCAAGGTGGCCGAGGCCCAGGAAGTCATTGAAATCCTCGATCCCCTGGAGCGCCTGCGGCGCGTCAAGGATCTGCTGGCCCGCGAACTCGAGCTGCTCGCCATGCAGGCCGACATCCAGACCCAGGCCAAGGAGGAGATGGGCAAGAGTCAGCGCGAGTATTTCCTGCGCGAGCAGTTGCGCGCTATCCAGAGCGAATTGGGCGATGCCGACCCGCGCGCCCAGGACGTCGCCGAACTGCGCGAGAAACTCGAAAAGGCCGGCCTGCCCAAGGAGGCGCGCGAGGAGGCCGACAAGCAGTTGCGGCGTCTGGAAACCATGCACGCCGAATCGGCCGAATACTCCATGCAGCGCACCTACCTCGACTGGCTGGTGGATCTGCCGTGGAAAAAAAGCACCCGCGACAACCTCAACCTGGCCAAGGCCCATGAGGTGCTCGAGGAGGACCACTACAACCTGGAGAAGATCAAGGAGCGCATCCTCGAGTTTCTCGCCGTGCGCAAGCTCAAGAAAGAGATGAAGGGGCCGATTCTGTGCTTCGTCGGCCCCCCCGGGGTGGGCAAAACCAGTCTCGGCAAGTCCATCGCCCGCGCCCTGGGACGCAAGTTCGTGCGCATCTCCCTGGGCGGCATGCGCGACGAGGCGGAAATTCGCGGCCACCGGCGCACCTACGTGGGCGCCTTGCCCGGGCGCATCATTCAGGGGCTCAAGCAGGCCGGTACCAACAACCCGGTGTTCATGCTCGACGAGATCGACAAGCTGGGCATGGATTTTCGCGGCGACCCTTCCTCGGCGCTCCTCGAAGTGCTCGATCCCGAGCAGAACCACGCCTTTTCCGACCACTACATCAACCTGGCCTTCGATCTGTCCAACGTGATGTTCATTGCCACGGCCAACATCATGGACCCGGTGCCCTCGGCCCTCAAGGACCGCATGGAGGTGATCCGTCTCTCGGGCTACACCGCCGAGGAGAAGCTGCACATCGCCGAGCGCTACCTGATCCCGCGCCAGCGCGAGGCCAACGGCCTCAAGGAGGGCCAGATCCGCTTCTCCGCCAACGCCCTGCTGCGGCTGATCACCGAGTACACCGCCGAGGCCGGGCTGCGCAACCTCGAGCGCGAAATCGGCAGCATCTGCCGCAAGGTGGCGCGCCGCTTTGCCGAAGGCCGGCAAAAAAAGGCGGTCACGGTCACGGAAACCGCCGTGGCGCGCTATCTGGGGCCGCCGCGCTTTTTGCCCGAGGAGGAGCGCGCCGAGCACGAGGTGGGCGTGGCCACCGGCCTGGCCTGGACCGAGGTCGGCGGCGACGTGCTCTACGTCGAGGTCAACACCATGAAGGGCAAGGGCGGCTTGACCCTCACCGGGCATCTGGGCGACGTGATGAAGGAAAGCGCCCAGGCGGCGCTCTCCTTTGCCCGCGCGCGGGCCGAGGAGTTGGGCATCGACCCCGCCTTTTTCGAAACCCATGACATTCACGTGCACGTGCCCGCCGGCGCCATTCCCAAGGACGGCCCCTCGGCCGGCGTGACCATGGCCACCGCCCTGATCTCCGCCCTGACCAAGCGGCCGGTGAGCAAGGACGTGGCCATGACCGGCGAGCTGACCCTGCGCGGCAAGGTGCTGCCCATCGGCGGGCTCAAGGAAAAGGTGCTCGCCGCGGTACGCCACCACGTCGGCACGGTGCTTATGCCCTGGCGCAATGAAAAGGATCTCGAGGATATCCCCGCGCACCTGCGCAAAAAGGTCAAACTGATCTCGGTGCGCACCATGGACGATGTGCTCAAGGCGGCCCTGGTCGAGAAGCCATGA
- a CDS encoding NRDE family protein, with protein MCLIVLGVAARADLPLILAANRDEFYRRPTAAADFWDICPAVLAGRDLQAGGTWMGVTRAGRWAAVTNVRNPQDIQPGRHSRGRLVRAYLCGAADPGAFLHALAPHAARFPGFNLLLGAGREVWYFSNRGAGPPRRLAPGVYGLSNALLDTPWPKVRDARADLSALLQKREPPSSAALFALLADRRRPPDAELPDTGVGLAWERVLGSRFIESADYGTRCATLLRLDAHGGLDFRERTFEEGTLAFERGFNWHLA; from the coding sequence ATGTGCCTGATCGTTCTGGGCGTCGCGGCGCGTGCTGATCTGCCCCTGATTCTGGCCGCCAATCGCGATGAATTCTATCGTCGCCCGACGGCGGCGGCGGATTTTTGGGATATCTGCCCCGCGGTCCTGGCGGGCCGCGATTTGCAGGCCGGCGGCACCTGGATGGGAGTGACCCGCGCGGGGCGCTGGGCGGCGGTGACCAATGTGCGCAATCCCCAGGACATCCAACCGGGTCGGCATTCGCGGGGGCGGTTGGTGCGCGCCTATCTGTGCGGGGCCGCCGATCCCGGTGCCTTTCTGCATGCCCTGGCGCCGCATGCCGCGCGTTTTCCCGGCTTCAACCTGTTGCTGGGCGCGGGCCGCGAGGTCTGGTATTTTTCCAATCGCGGCGCCGGTCCGCCGCGCCGCCTGGCGCCGGGAGTCTACGGCCTGAGCAATGCCCTGCTCGATACGCCCTGGCCCAAGGTGCGCGACGCCCGCGCGGACCTCAGCGCCTTGCTCCAGAAGCGCGAGCCACCGTCGAGTGCGGCTCTTTTCGCCCTGTTGGCCGACCGGCGCCGCCCGCCCGACGCCGAACTGCCCGATACGGGCGTTGGTTTGGCGTGGGAGCGCGTCTTGGGGTCACGCTTCATCGAGAGTGCCGACTACGGCACGCGCTGCGCGACGCTCCTGCGTCTGGATGCCCACGGCGGGTTGGATTTCCGTGAACGCACCTTCGAAGAGGGCACCCTGGCCTTCGAGCGTGGATTTAACTGGCATTTGGCCTAG
- a CDS encoding class I SAM-dependent methyltransferase has translation MRARPNPRTLANAALDGRLEKVDYETDPFCGMPILKSEKRTMNDDAGKWNARWQERAQNPWVPDPWLVHVLPLLPAGSLLDVACGRGRNALFMAERGYAVTAVDIAAEGLKQLADEARRRGYALQTRHCDLETLPDLGRGTFDVVLDFFFLQRSLLPALREAVRPGGVVVLRTFSHAGDFPGKAPNADFVLESGELPRIFAGWEVLLHEEGLEPSSKGGSLAGIVARKPQTPCA, from the coding sequence GTGCGGGCGCGACCCAATCCGCGCACCTTGGCCAACGCCGCCCTTGACGGACGCTTGGAGAAGGTGGACTATGAAACCGATCCGTTTTGCGGCATGCCTATCCTCAAGAGCGAGAAACGAACGATGAACGACGATGCCGGTAAATGGAACGCGCGCTGGCAGGAGCGTGCGCAAAATCCCTGGGTGCCCGACCCCTGGCTGGTGCACGTATTGCCCCTGCTGCCCGCCGGGAGCCTGCTCGATGTGGCCTGCGGGCGGGGCCGCAACGCCTTGTTCATGGCCGAGCGCGGCTATGCGGTGACGGCGGTGGATATCGCCGCCGAGGGCCTCAAGCAACTGGCGGACGAGGCGCGCCGCCGCGGCTATGCGCTCCAAACCCGCCACTGCGATTTGGAAACCCTGCCCGATCTGGGGAGGGGAACTTTCGACGTGGTGCTGGACTTTTTCTTTCTGCAGCGCTCGCTGCTGCCGGCGCTGCGGGAGGCGGTACGCCCCGGCGGAGTCGTGGTGCTGCGCACCTTCAGCCATGCCGGAGATTTCCCCGGCAAGGCGCCCAATGCCGATTTTGTTTTGGAGTCGGGTGAATTGCCGCGCATTTTCGCCGGCTGGGAGGTACTGCTTCATGAAGAGGGGCTGGAGCCCTCCAGCAAAGGCGGCAGCTTGGCCGGCATCGTCGCCCGCAAGCCCCAGACCCCATGTGCCTGA
- a CDS encoding SH3 domain-containing protein, with protein MVRRSRFYLLLSLLLLLLSACAPRTQGVADLERYAQTAAAYLDGVAADAALLAPGVQQNLDDDFDRRFFAPWHQQGATLGAQEAFWGLTSYGKRQGFAENLQPLSAERWEDLVASLNQDAYPSLARPAISVRNTALRIFPTARPFFLDPKLPGEGYPFDYFQNSALWVGTPVLVTHVSADGAWYFVEAGLASGWLPALDLAWTDEDFRRDYETGRYAVLLRDDLSLHDEQGDFLVRTHIGAVFPLLEQSPEELRLLIPLRTVDGRAQARSVRVPVQDAAPKPLPLTPRRIAAIADAMAGQLYGWGGLYENRDCSAFLRDLFTPFGVWLPRNSGAQAQTGTFVDLQDLSPAAKKAALQDSGIPFYSLVWLRGHTALYLGVDPRSGEPLLLHNLWAARTHDWRGREGRALIGRLAVTSLHPGEERRDVRRNGFLERILGVTLLPGVEGKSSEH; from the coding sequence ATGGTCCGCCGCTCAAGATTTTATCTTCTCCTCTCCCTGCTTTTGCTGCTGCTCAGCGCCTGCGCCCCGCGGACGCAGGGCGTGGCCGATCTTGAACGCTATGCGCAGACGGCCGCCGCCTACCTCGACGGCGTCGCCGCCGACGCCGCCCTTCTCGCCCCGGGCGTGCAACAAAACCTGGATGACGATTTCGACCGGCGCTTTTTCGCCCCCTGGCACCAGCAAGGCGCCACCCTCGGCGCCCAGGAGGCCTTCTGGGGGCTGACCTCCTACGGCAAGCGCCAGGGCTTCGCCGAAAACCTTCAGCCACTCTCGGCGGAGCGCTGGGAGGATCTGGTCGCATCTCTCAATCAGGACGCCTATCCCAGCCTGGCGCGGCCGGCGATCAGCGTGCGCAACACCGCCCTGCGGATTTTCCCCACCGCCCGGCCCTTTTTTCTCGACCCTAAACTGCCGGGCGAGGGCTACCCCTTCGACTATTTCCAGAATTCCGCCCTGTGGGTCGGCACACCGGTCCTGGTGACCCATGTCTCCGCCGACGGCGCCTGGTACTTCGTCGAGGCGGGCTTGGCCTCCGGTTGGCTGCCGGCCCTGGATCTGGCCTGGACCGACGAGGATTTTCGGCGGGATTATGAAACCGGGCGCTACGCGGTTCTGCTGCGCGATGACCTGAGCTTGCACGACGAGCAGGGGGATTTCCTGGTGCGGACGCACATCGGAGCGGTCTTTCCCCTGCTCGAGCAAAGCCCGGAGGAACTGCGCCTGCTGATCCCGCTACGCACCGTCGACGGCCGGGCGCAGGCGCGCAGCGTCCGCGTCCCCGTCCAGGATGCCGCCCCCAAGCCCCTGCCCCTGACGCCCCGGCGCATCGCCGCCATCGCCGACGCCATGGCCGGACAGCTCTACGGCTGGGGTGGGCTGTATGAAAACCGCGACTGCTCGGCGTTTCTACGCGATCTGTTCACCCCCTTCGGGGTCTGGCTGCCGCGCAATTCCGGCGCCCAGGCCCAGACCGGAACCTTTGTCGATCTGCAAGACCTCTCCCCCGCCGCCAAAAAGGCGGCCCTGCAAGACTCGGGCATCCCCTTCTACAGCCTGGTGTGGCTCAGGGGCCACACCGCGTTGTACCTCGGCGTCGACCCGCGCAGCGGCGAACCCCTGCTGCTGCACAATCTCTGGGCGGCGCGCACTCACGACTGGCGCGGGCGCGAAGGCCGCGCCCTGATCGGCCGCCTGGCGGTCACCAGCCTGCACCCCGGCGAGGAACGCCGCGACGTCAGGCGCAACGGTTTTCTGGAACGAATTCTTGGGGTGACCCTGCTACCGGGTGTGGAGGGGAAATCATCGGAGCATTGA
- a CDS encoding helix-turn-helix domain-containing protein encodes MKKRNLFQELSESISEIQQHQRGKITLRHYEVQEPAPLEITPALIRQTREELNLSRAVFARELHISPRTLEKWEQGRSKPNDQAAALILLVRKYPDTLQRLKTLAA; translated from the coding sequence ATGAAGAAGCGAAATCTTTTCCAAGAGTTGTCCGAATCCATCAGCGAGATTCAGCAACATCAAAGGGGGAAGATCACCCTGCGCCATTATGAGGTTCAGGAACCGGCCCCATTGGAGATCACCCCCGCGTTGATCCGGCAAACCCGGGAGGAGTTGAACCTGTCACGGGCCGTCTTTGCCCGTGAATTGCACATTTCGCCGCGCACCCTGGAAAAATGGGAACAGGGTCGGTCCAAGCCCAATGATCAAGCGGCGGCGCTGATTTTGCTGGTCAGAAAATATCCAGATACCCTGCAAAGGCTAAAAACCCTGGCGGCCTGA
- a CDS encoding type II toxin-antitoxin system RelE/ParE family toxin yields MLFIESSIFRRYLANYLTEDEFRGLQLFLAENPEAGAIVKGSGGLRKLRWRASGQGKRGGLRVIYYWQVREKQIYLLTLYAKNEVTDLSPEEVAALRKMVEVWNQ; encoded by the coding sequence GTGTTGTTCATTGAATCCAGCATCTTTCGCCGCTACCTGGCGAATTATCTCACCGAGGATGAGTTTCGCGGACTGCAACTGTTTCTTGCGGAGAATCCCGAAGCCGGCGCGATTGTCAAGGGAAGTGGGGGCCTGCGAAAGCTTAGATGGCGCGCGTCCGGCCAGGGAAAAAGAGGAGGGCTGAGAGTCATTTATTACTGGCAGGTTCGGGAGAAGCAGATTTACCTGTTGACCCTCTATGCAAAAAACGAGGTTACGGATTTGAGTCCGGAGGAAGTGGCGGCATTGCGGAAAATGGTGGAGGTGTGGAACCAATGA
- the pckA gene encoding phosphoenolpyruvate carboxykinase (ATP) — MIEAKDLGLSSVGRVFHNLGYDELFEHEVRNGEGRVSSNGTVMVDTGKFTGRSPKDKYFVHQQPSFENLTWGKVNQPMAPEVFDELYAEVIDYLSGKDLYVTDGFCGSNEKTRKSVRFVTEFAWQSHFVRNMFIRPGAEDLNTFAPDFTVYNASNLSNKHWERHGLNSEVFIVFNIEKNVAIIGGTWYGGEMKKGIFTMMNYWLPLQGILSMHCSANVGKDGDVALFFGLSGTGKTTLSTDASRKLIGDDEHGWDDDGIFNFEGGCYAKCINLSAESEPEIYNAIQRNALLENVVANDDGVIDFDNRSKTENTRVSYPIEHIENHEASLKAAHPKNIIFLTCDAFGVLPPVSKLTKEQAMYYFLSGYTAKVAGTERGVTEPQATFSACFGEAFLPLHPTVYAKLLGEKMEKHGVNAYLVNTGWAGGGYNEGKRMSIKATRACINAILDGSIEQVEFDRTRWFRLHIPKTLPGVDSKLLNPRNAWNDPLEFDKTAHKLAGMFIENFKKYIKDGDDFDFTAAGPQV; from the coding sequence ATGATTGAGGCCAAGGATCTGGGATTGAGCAGTGTCGGCAGAGTGTTTCACAACCTCGGCTACGATGAGTTGTTCGAACATGAGGTGCGCAACGGGGAAGGGCGGGTTTCGTCCAACGGTACGGTGATGGTCGATACGGGGAAATTCACCGGTCGCTCACCCAAGGACAAGTATTTCGTTCACCAGCAGCCCTCCTTCGAGAACCTCACCTGGGGCAAGGTCAATCAGCCCATGGCACCGGAAGTCTTCGACGAACTTTATGCCGAGGTCATCGATTATCTCTCGGGCAAGGATCTCTACGTCACCGACGGCTTCTGCGGTTCCAACGAAAAAACCCGCAAGTCGGTGCGCTTCGTCACCGAATTCGCCTGGCAGTCGCATTTCGTGCGCAACATGTTCATCCGCCCCGGCGCCGAGGATCTCAACACCTTCGCCCCCGACTTCACCGTCTATAACGCCAGCAATCTCTCCAATAAGCACTGGGAGCGCCACGGACTCAATTCCGAGGTGTTCATCGTCTTCAACATCGAGAAAAACGTCGCCATCATCGGCGGCACCTGGTACGGCGGGGAGATGAAGAAGGGCATCTTCACCATGATGAACTACTGGCTGCCGCTGCAGGGCATTCTCTCCATGCACTGCTCGGCCAACGTCGGCAAGGACGGCGACGTGGCCCTGTTCTTCGGACTCTCCGGCACCGGAAAAACGACCCTGTCCACTGATGCGTCGCGCAAGCTCATCGGCGACGACGAGCACGGCTGGGACGACGACGGCATCTTCAACTTCGAGGGCGGCTGCTACGCCAAGTGCATCAACCTTTCGGCGGAGAGCGAGCCGGAGATCTACAACGCCATCCAGCGCAACGCCCTGCTCGAGAACGTGGTGGCCAATGATGACGGTGTAATCGACTTCGACAATCGCAGCAAAACCGAGAACACCCGCGTCTCCTACCCCATCGAGCATATCGAGAATCACGAGGCGAGCCTCAAGGCCGCCCATCCCAAGAACATCATCTTTTTGACCTGCGATGCCTTCGGCGTGCTGCCTCCGGTTTCAAAGCTGACCAAGGAGCAGGCCATGTATTACTTCCTCTCCGGCTACACCGCCAAGGTGGCGGGTACCGAGCGCGGCGTCACCGAGCCGCAGGCGACCTTCTCGGCCTGTTTCGGCGAGGCGTTTTTGCCCCTGCATCCCACGGTCTACGCCAAGCTGCTCGGCGAGAAGATGGAAAAGCACGGCGTCAACGCCTACCTGGTCAACACCGGCTGGGCGGGCGGCGGCTACAACGAGGGCAAGCGCATGAGCATCAAGGCGACGCGCGCCTGCATCAACGCCATTCTCGACGGCAGCATCGAGCAGGTCGAATTTGACCGCACCCGCTGGTTTCGCCTGCATATCCCCAAGACCCTGCCCGGCGTCGACAGCAAACTGCTCAACCCGCGCAACGCCTGGAACGATCCGCTGGAGTTCGACAAGACCGCGCACAAGCTGGCGGGCATGTTCATCGAGAACTTCAAGAAGTACATCAAGGACGGCGACGACTTCGATTTCACGGCGGCCGGGCCGCAGGTGTGA